The following coding sequences are from one bacterium SCSIO 12741 window:
- a CDS encoding gliding motility-associated C-terminal domain-containing protein — MSPLEGCASISNPLTGALLFYTDGIQVFNRNHQQMGNGFGLLGHSSASHSAVIVPFIGNPNKYYVFTVPANPTIGAHYSIVDMTLNNGLGDVVAIGKNTIINPTPNFQVSDKLSAVSHANGRDVWVVIQNEMTWDFYAYLVTSAGVSTTPVISTASRSGWGGVGHYGCMKFSPDGKFLCAVAGSNDNLKIMSFNSLTGKALPLVDVTSSLHYDFIYGVEFSPNSKLLYISIPGRIYQFDLTLSNSAAIQNSRTIIGTISGSGLFAQMQLAPDKKIYIARPGKNFLSRIDFPDSAGTACNYVSNAATLPSGAYCEYGLPTFIQSFFETTDFDVQNACDGQYVKIALKDANLVDSVYYDYGDPSTGALNNSWNPLDSHFFSRAGKFKITAHAYYTDGFGRVYIDTLYDSIDIKLPPIVSLPGDTILCAWDSIEAKISQTTNYSLLWGDSSTGNFLPIDSAGTYWVTARNHCGQSSDTVEVDSLLLRHIDLGPDTLFCVGDTLRWDLSDTLATYLWSDGSTTPLYEADTTETIWAEVSNFCGVKRDTILVERVPMPHTDLGSDTAVCIYSNFVLGSSREPWMSYVWHTGQVDTSQVIANKSGWYWLEKSTLCGAHRDSVRIIVQDSLQLNLGNDTLICFGDTLHFHIPDSPATVTWQDGATTSRYLAFETKTYSVEVMNTCGFAWDTLNLTVLKPPVVDLPSDTAICQGDTLWLDISNPLSTYAWSDGSTNPTFALFKPSTYWGQATNLCGVDQGQVNFALDISLSLNLGGDTILCDDAFIELGQNFPNRPKYHWSTGAKSAKIQVNAAGTYRLTVTNSCGSYRSERNVTMQYSPDPYLGPDQLICAGEEWELTTGMTESELLYSTVTWQHKHVQETFRVNESKDWIVEVQNYCGIGYDTFNLHVEPLPKVRLPLDTLYCDEPFYIDLTSYPYYLEWEDGSNDNMRWIDQHGDYQLLVRDDHGCENYLPLNIKRCPNEFYFPNSFTPNRDQVNDRFRVFKADLINFDIQIFNRWNELIYESGDIEEGWDGTRMDNGTECPVGQYLWKVEFKEDYNHQTQVLTGQVYLIR; from the coding sequence ATGTCTCCTCTGGAAGGTTGCGCTTCCATCTCCAACCCCCTTACCGGAGCTCTTCTTTTTTATACCGATGGAATCCAGGTATTTAATCGCAATCATCAGCAAATGGGTAATGGATTTGGGCTTTTAGGACATTCTTCCGCCTCTCATTCTGCCGTAATTGTTCCTTTTATTGGAAACCCCAATAAATATTATGTGTTTACCGTACCGGCCAACCCTACCATCGGTGCTCATTATTCGATTGTGGATATGACCTTGAATAATGGCCTTGGGGATGTGGTGGCAATAGGTAAAAACACAATTATAAATCCTACTCCAAATTTTCAGGTTTCCGATAAATTAAGTGCCGTTAGTCATGCCAATGGAAGGGATGTTTGGGTAGTTATACAAAACGAAATGACCTGGGATTTTTATGCCTATTTGGTCACCAGTGCTGGGGTTTCCACAACACCGGTGATTTCCACTGCTTCGAGAAGCGGTTGGGGAGGAGTAGGGCATTATGGCTGTATGAAGTTTTCCCCAGATGGAAAATTTCTATGTGCCGTCGCAGGTAGTAATGATAACTTGAAAATAATGTCCTTTAATAGTTTAACTGGAAAGGCTCTACCCTTGGTGGATGTGACAAGTTCATTGCATTACGATTTTATCTACGGGGTGGAATTTTCGCCCAATTCCAAATTATTATACATCTCCATTCCTGGCCGCATCTACCAATTTGACTTGACGCTTTCGAATAGCGCTGCGATACAAAATTCCCGAACAATTATTGGAACCATATCAGGTTCAGGATTATTTGCTCAGATGCAGTTGGCTCCAGACAAAAAGATCTACATCGCCCGGCCGGGAAAAAATTTCCTTTCTCGAATAGATTTTCCGGATTCTGCTGGAACAGCATGTAATTACGTGAGCAACGCGGCAACTCTTCCCTCAGGAGCCTATTGTGAATATGGTTTACCTACATTCATTCAATCCTTTTTCGAAACCACCGACTTCGACGTTCAAAATGCCTGCGATGGGCAGTATGTTAAGATTGCCCTAAAGGATGCCAATTTAGTCGATTCGGTCTACTATGATTATGGCGATCCAAGTACCGGAGCATTGAACAATTCCTGGAATCCGCTGGATAGCCACTTCTTTTCCAGGGCAGGGAAGTTTAAGATTACTGCACACGCTTACTACACCGATGGATTTGGAAGAGTCTACATCGATACCCTTTACGATTCCATAGACATTAAACTTCCTCCAATAGTCAGTTTACCGGGAGATACCATTCTATGTGCCTGGGATTCCATTGAGGCCAAGATTAGTCAAACCACGAATTATTCCTTGCTCTGGGGAGATAGTAGTACGGGCAACTTTTTGCCAATTGATTCTGCAGGAACCTATTGGGTAACTGCACGGAATCATTGCGGTCAATCATCTGATACCGTTGAGGTGGATAGCCTTCTCCTACGCCATATTGATTTAGGTCCGGATACCTTGTTTTGTGTGGGCGATACCCTTCGATGGGATCTTTCCGATACGCTGGCCACCTACCTTTGGTCCGATGGATCTACGACCCCTTTATACGAAGCCGATACCACCGAAACGATTTGGGCAGAAGTGTCCAATTTTTGTGGCGTAAAACGGGATACTATTCTCGTTGAACGTGTCCCAATGCCTCATACCGATTTGGGATCGGATACGGCCGTTTGCATCTATTCAAATTTTGTGTTGGGCAGCTCCCGTGAACCCTGGATGTCTTATGTATGGCATACCGGACAAGTGGATACATCACAAGTGATAGCCAACAAATCGGGATGGTATTGGTTGGAAAAATCCACCCTTTGTGGTGCTCATCGGGATTCGGTACGAATCATTGTTCAAGATTCACTTCAACTCAACCTGGGTAATGATACGCTCATTTGTTTTGGAGATACCCTTCATTTCCACATTCCGGATTCACCGGCAACTGTTACCTGGCAAGATGGAGCGACAACCTCCAGATACCTGGCGTTTGAAACCAAGACCTACTCCGTGGAGGTAATGAATACTTGTGGATTTGCCTGGGATACACTCAATCTTACAGTGCTTAAACCACCTGTGGTTGATCTCCCTTCGGATACGGCTATTTGCCAAGGCGACACCCTCTGGTTAGATATCTCTAATCCACTTTCCACCTATGCCTGGAGTGATGGAAGCACCAACCCGACCTTCGCCTTATTCAAGCCTAGTACCTATTGGGGACAGGCAACAAACCTTTGTGGGGTTGATCAGGGGCAGGTCAATTTTGCATTAGATATTTCCTTATCCCTCAATCTGGGTGGAGATACCATTCTGTGCGACGATGCCTTTATCGAATTGGGTCAGAATTTTCCAAATCGACCGAAGTATCATTGGAGTACAGGAGCCAAATCTGCCAAGATTCAAGTGAACGCTGCCGGAACTTATAGACTAACTGTTACCAATAGTTGCGGGTCCTACCGTTCGGAGCGAAACGTTACCATGCAATATTCTCCAGACCCGTACTTGGGGCCGGATCAACTCATTTGTGCAGGAGAGGAATGGGAACTTACCACTGGAATGACCGAAAGCGAGCTGTTGTACTCAACCGTTACCTGGCAACACAAACACGTTCAAGAGACCTTTAGGGTCAACGAATCCAAGGATTGGATAGTGGAGGTTCAAAACTATTGCGGAATAGGTTATGACACCTTCAACCTCCATGTTGAGCCACTCCCCAAGGTTCGGTTGCCGCTGGATACCCTGTATTGTGACGAACCATTTTACATTGATTTGACTTCCTACCCGTATTATCTGGAATGGGAAGATGGTTCGAACGATAACATGCGTTGGATTGATCAACACGGAGATTATCAGCTGTTGGTTCGAGATGACCATGGCTGTGAAAATTACCTTCCCTTGAATATCAAGAGATGCCCGAATGAATTCTATTTCCCGAATAGCTTTACACCCAATCGGGATCAGGTAAATGATCGTTTTCGGGTTTTTAAAGCGGACTTGATAAATTTTGATATTCAGATATTTAACCGCTGGAATGAACTCATTTATGAATCGGGTGACATAGAGGAAGGTTGGGACGGGACCCGTATGGATAATGGTACTGAATGCCCCGTGGGACAGTACTTGTGGAAGGTAGAGTTTAAGGAAGATTACAACCATCAAACCCAAGTTTTAACTGGCCAGGTATATTTAATTCGATAA
- a CDS encoding gliding motility-associated C-terminal domain-containing protein has product MVTAYGQRQANWWYFGNHAGLDFTLGSATGVANGALRTTEGCATISDPNTGQLQFYTDGTSVWNRNHTLMPNGTGLMGHSSSSHSAIIVPFPSNPNRYYLFTVPTMPSGGARYSIVDMSFAGGLGDVVINSKNRPLSSIPVPDKIAAVRHANGRDFWVVIQHNTTWDLYAYLIDSRGVSTTPVITPISAPVLGPVGHIGCIKFSPDGSQLATFSSNRVLTLANFNAGTGTFTQIRHNQGVPGTGYGIEFSANSRVLYAGNTQDIYQFDTQAGTASQIWASRVKIPGPGSVSIGQLQLGLDRKIYLAQMTSRQLGVIHFPDRLGLACTFSPNGVSIPGTAQSQYGLPTFVQSFLDVPEILIKGACENGFTTVSIVNPNSADSVYYDYGDTLSGVNNYSTHAIDSHQYNQAGPYLITAIAWYTVNGQVVVDTFRQMVQITPIPQLNVTQDTLFCREDSICISVLNTSAYSVLWMDSSTSSCLTIDTAGAYWVEAINECGVSRDTVHVDSLFQRSLDLGPDLPLCPSDTVELVIRDTMGNYLWSTQETDSLIQITQAGTYWALSNNQCGLKSDTIRVYDLDPPEVDLGGDTAFCGGTWYVLDAHWPGSSYLWHDGNRHNYRHWARTTGLKWVEVTNACGVASDSAYIEVHHPLFFDLGPDSVLCEGDSIHLKPFIGFGNILWSDSSSEKTIQIKKPGTWWLQVTNLCGSRSDTIHFRNESAPEVVFPSDTVLCMGEGLTLSLDSPSTAFAWSTGDTGYSIYVQNPGLYWGKTANECGIASDSLQVYVDVPLKPTLGSDTTLCEGQQFSMGFQFPNNPGYLWNTGETSSHIQVASEGVYSVTISNACGPYTAHRRVDPYYKPVIEIGADTILCFGKSLLLKSGLSMADMKYTDLVWNGSYANKEWVAAESGEHFLEATNRCGTARDTMVLSYFDPIHPHLPEDTGRCEEIILPTWHPEGHRYYWFHNGDSIADELRSYRYTLVDNHGCQQEFSLELVDCPYQFYSPSAFTPNSDPHNPTFKVYLTGGYDYHLTVLNRWNEVVFESYETEQGWDGIRQDNETHCPDGVYVWKLSFRNDFDDQLIHQTGQVTLYR; this is encoded by the coding sequence ATGGTAACTGCGTATGGCCAAAGGCAAGCAAACTGGTGGTATTTTGGAAATCACGCTGGGTTGGATTTTACCTTGGGCTCTGCTACAGGTGTGGCCAATGGTGCACTACGAACCACCGAAGGATGCGCCACCATTTCTGACCCCAATACGGGCCAACTTCAATTTTATACGGATGGTACTTCGGTTTGGAATCGAAATCACACTTTAATGCCGAATGGAACCGGTTTGATGGGACATTCTTCTTCCTCTCACTCCGCCATCATTGTTCCTTTTCCCTCTAATCCCAATCGCTATTATTTATTCACCGTTCCTACTATGCCCAGCGGTGGAGCACGTTATTCCATCGTAGACATGTCCTTCGCCGGAGGATTGGGTGACGTAGTGATTAATAGCAAAAACAGACCTTTGAGCAGTATTCCTGTTCCCGATAAAATCGCGGCAGTGAGGCATGCCAATGGCCGCGACTTTTGGGTGGTGATTCAGCACAATACCACTTGGGATTTGTACGCCTATCTTATCGATTCAAGAGGTGTTTCAACAACGCCCGTTATAACTCCTATTTCTGCTCCCGTATTGGGACCTGTGGGGCACATCGGATGTATTAAGTTTTCACCCGATGGAAGCCAGCTTGCTACCTTTAGTTCCAATCGTGTGCTCACCCTGGCCAACTTTAATGCCGGCACAGGTACCTTTACTCAAATTCGTCATAACCAAGGAGTTCCTGGTACCGGTTATGGAATTGAATTTTCAGCCAATTCCCGTGTTCTCTATGCAGGAAATACCCAGGATATTTATCAATTTGATACTCAAGCCGGAACGGCATCTCAAATCTGGGCGAGCAGGGTCAAGATTCCAGGACCAGGAAGCGTAAGCATTGGCCAGCTTCAATTGGGCCTTGATCGTAAAATTTATTTAGCTCAAATGACTTCGCGACAGTTGGGAGTTATTCATTTTCCGGATCGCTTGGGTTTGGCTTGTACTTTTAGTCCCAATGGAGTGAGCATTCCCGGCACGGCTCAGAGTCAATACGGTTTGCCCACTTTTGTTCAGTCTTTCCTTGACGTACCGGAGATTCTGATAAAAGGTGCCTGTGAAAATGGGTTTACCACTGTTTCTATCGTTAATCCAAATTCCGCTGATTCGGTTTATTACGACTACGGTGACACGCTTTCGGGAGTTAATAATTACTCTACTCATGCCATCGATTCTCATCAATACAATCAAGCCGGACCGTATTTAATCACCGCCATTGCCTGGTATACGGTCAATGGCCAAGTAGTGGTAGATACTTTTCGGCAAATGGTTCAGATAACGCCCATCCCTCAACTAAATGTTACTCAAGACACGCTCTTTTGCCGCGAAGATTCGATTTGCATTTCGGTGTTGAACACATCGGCGTATTCTGTTTTATGGATGGATAGCTCTACCTCGTCCTGCTTAACCATTGATACGGCTGGGGCCTATTGGGTAGAAGCCATCAACGAGTGTGGTGTGAGCCGCGATACGGTGCATGTGGATAGTCTTTTTCAGCGCTCACTGGACTTAGGACCGGATCTTCCCCTGTGTCCATCTGACACGGTGGAACTCGTGATACGAGATACCATGGGAAACTATTTGTGGAGTACCCAGGAAACCGACTCGTTGATTCAGATCACACAAGCGGGAACTTATTGGGCGCTGAGCAACAATCAATGTGGATTGAAAAGTGATACGATTCGAGTTTATGATTTGGATCCTCCCGAAGTAGATTTAGGCGGCGATACTGCATTTTGCGGAGGAACCTGGTACGTATTGGATGCTCATTGGCCTGGTTCAAGTTATTTGTGGCACGATGGAAACCGACACAATTACCGCCACTGGGCTCGAACTACTGGACTTAAATGGGTAGAGGTAACCAATGCCTGCGGTGTGGCCTCAGATAGCGCTTATATTGAGGTACATCACCCCTTGTTTTTTGATTTGGGTCCGGATAGTGTGCTTTGCGAGGGAGATAGTATTCACTTGAAACCCTTTATTGGATTTGGAAACATCCTTTGGAGCGATTCGTCCTCCGAGAAAACGATACAAATTAAGAAACCCGGCACCTGGTGGCTACAAGTCACTAACCTTTGTGGTTCCCGTTCCGATACGATCCACTTTCGTAACGAATCGGCCCCGGAGGTGGTATTCCCGTCAGATACCGTTCTGTGTATGGGGGAGGGGCTTACCCTTTCTCTGGACAGTCCGTCAACGGCATTTGCCTGGAGTACAGGTGATACCGGGTATTCTATTTATGTTCAAAACCCCGGGTTGTATTGGGGGAAAACAGCAAACGAATGCGGTATAGCCTCTGATAGCCTTCAGGTTTATGTAGACGTTCCGTTAAAACCTACCCTAGGCTCAGATACCACGCTGTGTGAAGGTCAGCAGTTTTCCATGGGATTCCAATTCCCGAATAATCCTGGATACCTCTGGAATACGGGTGAAACAAGCTCCCACATTCAGGTGGCTTCTGAAGGGGTTTATTCCGTTACCATTAGCAATGCCTGCGGACCTTATACGGCCCACCGCCGAGTAGATCCATATTACAAACCTGTTATTGAAATTGGGGCCGATACCATTCTCTGTTTTGGAAAATCATTGCTTTTGAAAAGCGGCCTTTCTATGGCAGATATGAAATATACTGATCTGGTATGGAATGGATCTTACGCCAACAAGGAATGGGTGGCTGCTGAATCCGGAGAACACTTCCTGGAAGCTACCAACCGCTGTGGAACTGCCCGAGACACCATGGTATTGAGCTACTTCGATCCTATTCACCCTCATTTGCCAGAAGACACCGGACGATGCGAAGAAATAATTCTACCCACCTGGCATCCTGAAGGGCATCGCTACTACTGGTTTCATAATGGAGATTCCATCGCTGATGAACTTCGAAGCTATCGCTATACTTTGGTGGATAATCACGGATGTCAACAAGAGTTTTCGTTAGAATTGGTAGACTGTCCCTACCAATTCTATTCTCCCAGTGCTTTTACACCCAATAGTGATCCTCATAATCCCACTTTCAAGGTTTATTTAACCGGTGGGTATGATTATCACCTCACGGTATTGAACCGTTGGAATGAGGTTGTTTTTGAAAGCTATGAAACTGAACAAGGGTGGGATGGGATTCGCCAGGATAATGAAACTCATTGCCCTGATGGTGTATACGTATGGAAGCTTTCCTTCCGCAACGATTTTGACGACCAACTCATTCATCAAACCGGCCAGGTAACTTTGTATCGTTAA
- a CDS encoding NAD(P)/FAD-dependent oxidoreductase, with amino-acid sequence MRYDVCVIGGGPSGIAAAMRSIDLGKKVLLIEKHKVGGAGVFNGALSSKTLWELSENYKIAKSNKYGYYVFDSELDFRTVIGEMHKAENEKHTQIMEQIEDLEKMEAIRFIRGTAKLLDRNTVQVELKDGIIVEYEADNIILAVGSRPRYLPNIPIDEKTIMTSDGISSLEDFPKSIVILGAGVIGCEFATIFSNFGKTKVYLIDKADRILPFEDDDIASMVTSNLEENGVRVHRNSSLKSMEIVDGKVQYVLEYKDGRTETRTVEKALISVGRIPNVENLGLKEVGMKLDGRGFAEDEDTQTSIPNIYAVGDFTADIALVNIAEMEGRYAAERIAGNITSPMHYNNICTIMFLNPEVAGVGKNEQQCRQEGTPYKMALMSYRYVNRAIAKRKTQGFFKILVTDDEDMKILGMRAIGDQASSTIESVGLMIALDRSVHDLANLIFPHPAITEGLQECARMLLGKSIIKPSTMNLHLKCYRFTKEGEIQDLFMTGLAEENTN; translated from the coding sequence ATGCGATACGATGTTTGCGTTATTGGGGGAGGACCTTCGGGCATCGCAGCAGCCATGCGATCCATCGATTTAGGAAAAAAAGTACTACTCATTGAGAAACACAAAGTGGGTGGTGCCGGAGTTTTTAACGGAGCCCTTTCTTCCAAAACCCTATGGGAACTATCCGAGAATTACAAAATTGCCAAATCCAATAAATACGGGTACTACGTATTTGACAGCGAGCTTGATTTTCGCACCGTTATTGGCGAAATGCACAAAGCGGAGAACGAAAAGCATACCCAGATAATGGAGCAAATTGAGGACCTCGAAAAAATGGAGGCCATTCGATTTATCCGGGGCACAGCCAAGCTTCTTGACCGGAATACCGTACAGGTTGAGTTGAAAGATGGGATCATCGTAGAGTATGAAGCCGACAACATCATTCTCGCTGTGGGTAGCAGACCCAGATACCTTCCTAACATTCCGATTGATGAAAAAACCATCATGACCAGTGACGGGATCAGCTCTTTGGAAGATTTCCCAAAGAGTATCGTGATTTTGGGTGCCGGTGTGATTGGATGTGAATTTGCTACCATCTTCTCCAACTTTGGAAAAACGAAAGTCTATCTCATTGATAAAGCGGATCGAATCCTGCCATTTGAAGATGATGATATTGCTTCCATGGTTACGAGTAATCTGGAAGAAAATGGCGTTCGTGTACACCGCAACAGCAGTTTGAAGTCCATGGAGATTGTGGATGGAAAAGTGCAATATGTACTGGAGTACAAGGACGGTCGGACCGAAACCCGCACTGTAGAAAAAGCACTTATATCGGTTGGACGGATTCCCAATGTCGAGAATCTGGGTCTAAAGGAAGTTGGAATGAAATTGGACGGTCGTGGATTTGCAGAAGACGAGGACACCCAGACTTCCATTCCCAACATCTATGCAGTAGGTGACTTTACCGCTGATATTGCTTTGGTAAACATTGCTGAAATGGAAGGGCGGTATGCCGCCGAGCGGATTGCGGGTAATATTACCTCGCCCATGCATTACAACAACATTTGTACGATCATGTTCCTCAATCCTGAGGTTGCAGGAGTTGGAAAAAATGAACAACAATGCAGGCAAGAGGGCACTCCCTATAAAATGGCTTTGATGAGTTACCGTTACGTAAATAGAGCCATTGCCAAGAGGAAAACACAAGGCTTCTTCAAAATTCTGGTCACCGATGACGAGGACATGAAGATTCTCGGAATGCGTGCCATTGGAGATCAAGCCTCATCTACCATCGAGTCTGTTGGTTTGATGATTGCCCTGGATCGAAGCGTGCACGACCTGGCCAATTTGATTTTTCCTCATCCTGCCATCACTGAAGGACTTCAGGAATGCGCTCGTATGCTACTTGGCAAATCCATTATTAAACCAAGTACAATGAACTTACACCTCAAGTGTTATCGGTTTACCAAGGAAGGGGAGATTCAGGATTTGTTTATGACCGGATTGGCTGAAGAAAACACTAATTAG
- a CDS encoding M1 family metallopeptidase, translating to MRKFALICLALAWGIGGQSQSQNKFKQLKEELPTPNAYRTASGAPGPWYYQQQANYKMAITLDDAKQTITGEETITYYNKSKTTLTYLWLQLDQNMRAEDSDTRLISDDGIKKRNSFYGVSRMLSDFDGGFKIESVTLTNGKDLDHTINKTMMRIDLPTPLTPGSSFSFKVKWWYNINDRMQIGGRSGYEYFKEDDNYLYTIAQFFPRMCVYNDVEGWQNKQFLGRGEFTLPFGDYEVSITVPEDHIVAATGELQNASTVLTSEQRSRFAESKTADKPVLIVTQAEAEENEKEKASGTKTWTFKAKNVRDFGFASSRKFIWDAMGVKMGDRTVMAMSFYPKEGNPLWEQYSTEVVAHTLRTYSKFTFDYPYPVAQSIHANHIGMEYPMICFNGGRPEKDGTYSEQTKYGMIGVIIHEVGHNYFPMIVNSDERQWTWMDEGLNTFVQYLTECEWSDHYPSRRGPAYKIVDYMKGDPQYISPIMTNSESIWQFGNNAYGKPATALNILRETVMGRELFDYAFKEYCQRWMFKHPTPADFFRTMEDASAVDLDWFWRGWFYTTDNVDISLDRVNWYQLNTQDPEIEKNFQKMADEQRRQFIGDIRNDTALVRLLDQKPELADFYDSDFRYQVTEMDRKDYERYLERLSDREKELLQKASGMNFYEVHYSNQGGLVMPIIMRFTFTDGSSEVVRIPAEIWRRNNEKVKKVFFFEKEVAEMELDPFLETADVDTGNHYWPPKPVPTRFELYKSGNRKKMNPMQRAQPSK from the coding sequence ATGAGAAAATTTGCGCTGATCTGTTTGGCATTGGCTTGGGGGATAGGGGGACAATCCCAGAGCCAAAATAAGTTCAAACAGCTGAAAGAAGAGCTACCTACGCCAAATGCGTACCGCACAGCTTCCGGTGCACCGGGACCTTGGTACTACCAGCAGCAGGCGAACTATAAAATGGCTATTACCCTGGATGATGCCAAACAAACCATCACAGGAGAAGAAACCATCACGTATTACAACAAATCCAAAACAACACTCACTTACCTGTGGCTTCAGCTGGATCAAAACATGCGAGCCGAGGATAGTGATACACGCTTGATCAGTGACGACGGCATCAAGAAAAGAAACTCCTTTTATGGAGTATCCCGGATGCTATCTGATTTTGATGGAGGATTTAAAATTGAGTCGGTTACCTTGACCAACGGAAAGGATCTTGATCACACCATCAACAAAACCATGATGCGTATTGATCTGCCCACTCCGTTGACTCCAGGATCAAGTTTTTCGTTCAAAGTCAAATGGTGGTACAACATCAACGATCGGATGCAAATTGGCGGAAGATCAGGGTATGAGTACTTCAAGGAAGACGATAACTACCTCTACACCATCGCTCAGTTTTTTCCAAGAATGTGCGTATACAACGATGTGGAAGGTTGGCAGAATAAGCAGTTTCTCGGAAGAGGTGAATTTACCTTGCCTTTCGGAGATTATGAAGTAAGTATTACCGTTCCCGAAGACCATATTGTGGCTGCTACAGGGGAACTTCAGAACGCCTCTACAGTACTTACCTCAGAACAAAGAAGCCGATTCGCAGAATCCAAAACCGCCGATAAGCCTGTCCTTATTGTAACTCAAGCGGAAGCTGAGGAAAACGAAAAAGAGAAAGCCTCCGGTACCAAGACCTGGACCTTTAAAGCTAAAAACGTTCGGGACTTTGGATTCGCTTCATCTCGTAAGTTTATTTGGGATGCAATGGGTGTAAAAATGGGTGATCGCACGGTGATGGCCATGTCTTTTTACCCGAAAGAAGGAAATCCACTGTGGGAACAGTATTCCACCGAGGTGGTAGCTCATACCTTGAGAACTTATAGCAAATTTACCTTCGATTATCCTTATCCTGTGGCTCAGTCTATCCATGCCAATCACATTGGAATGGAGTACCCAATGATTTGTTTCAATGGAGGTCGTCCGGAAAAAGACGGAACCTATTCTGAGCAAACTAAATACGGTATGATCGGAGTAATCATTCACGAAGTGGGGCACAACTACTTTCCGATGATTGTAAATTCTGATGAGCGTCAATGGACCTGGATGGATGAGGGCTTAAACACCTTCGTTCAGTACTTGACCGAATGTGAGTGGAGCGATCATTACCCTTCGAGAAGAGGACCAGCCTACAAGATTGTAGATTACATGAAAGGAGATCCACAATACATTTCTCCCATCATGACCAATTCCGAGTCCATTTGGCAATTTGGAAACAATGCCTATGGCAAGCCAGCAACGGCTCTCAACATCTTGCGTGAAACCGTTATGGGAAGAGAGTTGTTCGACTATGCTTTCAAAGAATACTGCCAGCGATGGATGTTTAAACATCCGACTCCTGCTGACTTTTTCCGCACCATGGAAGATGCCTCGGCTGTAGATCTTGATTGGTTTTGGAGAGGCTGGTTTTACACCACAGACAACGTTGATATTTCTCTCGATCGTGTGAATTGGTATCAGTTGAATACCCAAGACCCAGAGATTGAAAAGAACTTCCAGAAAATGGCCGATGAGCAACGTCGCCAATTCATTGGAGATATCCGTAACGATACAGCCTTGGTTCGCCTTTTGGATCAAAAGCCTGAATTGGCAGACTTCTACGATAGTGATTTCCGCTACCAGGTAACCGAGATGGATCGGAAAGATTACGAGCGTTACTTGGAACGATTGAGCGATCGTGAAAAAGAATTGCTTCAAAAAGCTTCAGGCATGAACTTTTACGAAGTACACTACAGCAACCAAGGTGGATTGGTGATGCCTATCATTATGCGATTCACCTTTACCGACGGTAGTTCTGAGGTAGTTCGAATTCCTGCCGAAATCTGGAGACGGAACAACGAGAAAGTGAAAAAGGTATTCTTCTTTGAAAAAGAGGTGGCCGAAATGGAGTTGGATCCATTCCTGGAAACGGCTGATGTGGATACCGGAAACCACTATTGGCCTCCTAAGCCCGTACCTACTCGTTTTGAGCTTTACAAAAGCGGCAACCGAAAAAAAATGAACCCGATGCAGCGGGCTCAACCGAGCAAGTAA